A single Ignavibacteriales bacterium DNA region contains:
- a CDS encoding T9SS type A sorting domain-containing protein, translated as MKKLLCLWLFVSVTLSAQFSSQALNPNPYYGRIKAVSHRSDSVLYFAAELNGVVSIYKHNPMVPGEPVRKLREIGSGLPVLINQMNFNSSGFGFVVTATFASSYTYYLWMTTDGGITWIQRLLNDDFDRLEMKSPEEGIYVSLSGKISKTTNGGNTWSALSSPGLSGRFIRDIAYSANGLMTAVTTDTILCSKDGGDTWDFIQSFAPDNWIVKAQNRLSSVNAVLTEKGNIVNIILTGGTGGMYTTSTLNTGITAITRSDLGEQNIILFSDTKDSLYLFSSEGVQNRYPAQNISYLYSGGSARFAFVYFENTIRLTESGILNLRNFNGRINNIYHLDFFNASVGYSAGYNTPALKTTDGGKTWSEIFGGVSGYVSTRVQTISENHVIMHFQQSGSGSGKSFLVATNNGGMSWQDITNPDHFNVRAFQFLTPLLGYAVGDNGILFITQDGGNNWSVLSHITDGNPLLLYFFDRTHGWAQIGAKLMRTTNGGVSWDSTASSYCMKLAFVTPQIGFGVFGFSESSIFKTTDGGTTWSYSPSFRESDVLPVDENIVYKADVYGQVKYSTNGGSTWAEILTTPAAFGNKLDLINKKTIISYYSQNNTVFRISNSAGNIISIPEMYALNEDTVEIPVQLIIPPGRKYQSVQFNISGYTDKLTFIDARFNNTLLSGSDWLHSINPASNTIRFAASAPVSMSESGTLVKLRFRVNSALNEYIPLNFSSVLFNTGLVPTDTLNGWVKIQQVNLGDVDLNGSVQAYDASLVLQHITLPGGLPLSPLQKRNANVTTDNTISALDASVILRFITGIVTSLPYGGSGAAAGAANMTNIQAIPGQSVDIPLQLANGNNIYSFEGNFAYDENLLEFTSLQWPAAVVSFVKEFKHSDGRIYIAAAGVNKLDNLQGAQIAVLRFRVKPGAATALTEVTLEKLRLNENPVVVNAASSIISITTGLENETGIPVQYSLGQNYPNPFNPSTTISFALPQEGRAVLELYDIMGKHIAVLLDEYRQAGYHYYTLNTSEITGLTSGIYFYRLRSGAFTDTKKLILLK; from the coding sequence ATGAAAAAGCTTCTTTGTCTCTGGCTGTTCGTTTCCGTAACCCTGTCTGCACAGTTCAGCTCTCAGGCACTTAATCCGAATCCATACTACGGCAGAATAAAAGCTGTAAGCCATCGTTCTGATTCAGTGCTTTATTTTGCTGCCGAGCTGAACGGAGTGGTATCAATTTACAAGCATAATCCCATGGTTCCGGGAGAGCCGGTTCGTAAACTGAGGGAGATTGGCTCAGGATTACCAGTTCTTATAAATCAAATGAACTTTAATTCTTCCGGATTCGGATTTGTAGTTACTGCTACTTTTGCCAGCTCCTACACATATTATCTTTGGATGACTACCGATGGCGGCATAACATGGATTCAGCGGTTGTTGAATGACGATTTCGACCGGCTTGAAATGAAAAGCCCTGAGGAGGGTATATATGTTTCTCTGTCTGGTAAAATTTCAAAAACCACTAACGGCGGCAATACCTGGTCTGCTCTTTCCTCACCCGGGCTCTCCGGCAGATTTATACGGGATATTGCTTATAGCGCCAATGGACTGATGACGGCTGTAACTACGGATACGATTCTCTGCAGCAAAGATGGAGGTGACACTTGGGATTTTATTCAGTCATTTGCGCCGGACAACTGGATTGTAAAGGCACAAAACCGGCTCTCCTCAGTTAATGCAGTTCTCACCGAGAAGGGCAATATCGTTAATATTATTCTGACCGGCGGTACCGGGGGGATGTACACGACTTCAACACTAAACACCGGTATCACTGCTATTACCCGTTCTGACCTGGGAGAACAAAATATTATTCTGTTCTCTGATACAAAAGATTCTCTTTATTTATTTTCCTCTGAAGGTGTACAAAACCGTTATCCCGCGCAAAATATTTCTTATCTCTATTCAGGCGGCTCTGCAAGATTTGCTTTTGTTTATTTTGAGAATACAATTAGACTGACTGAATCCGGAATTCTTAACTTGCGTAATTTCAACGGACGAATCAATAACATATACCATCTGGATTTTTTCAATGCATCGGTAGGATACTCAGCAGGATATAACACGCCTGCACTAAAAACTACCGACGGCGGAAAAACCTGGTCCGAAATTTTTGGAGGGGTATCAGGATATGTTTCAACCCGTGTGCAAACGATTTCCGAAAATCATGTTATCATGCATTTTCAGCAATCAGGAAGCGGATCCGGAAAAAGCTTCCTCGTTGCAACCAATAACGGCGGCATGAGCTGGCAGGACATAACCAACCCTGATCATTTTAATGTCAGAGCATTTCAATTTCTTACTCCTCTATTAGGTTATGCAGTGGGAGACAATGGCATACTTTTCATTACACAGGATGGCGGGAATAACTGGAGTGTATTGTCTCATATAACTGATGGAAATCCCTTACTGCTTTACTTTTTCGACAGAACACACGGATGGGCTCAGATTGGTGCAAAACTCATGCGCACTACTAACGGAGGAGTGAGTTGGGATTCTACTGCAAGCAGTTATTGCATGAAACTTGCTTTTGTAACTCCTCAAATTGGTTTCGGAGTTTTTGGCTTTTCTGAATCATCAATCTTCAAAACCACGGACGGCGGAACAACCTGGTCATACAGTCCCTCATTCAGGGAAAGTGATGTGCTGCCGGTTGACGAAAATATCGTATACAAAGCAGATGTTTATGGTCAGGTAAAGTACTCAACGAACGGCGGGAGCACCTGGGCTGAAATTCTTACCACTCCTGCCGCTTTTGGCAATAAACTGGACCTCATTAATAAAAAGACTATTATCAGTTATTACTCTCAAAATAACACTGTTTTCAGGATAAGTAACAGTGCCGGAAATATCATTTCAATTCCTGAAATGTATGCATTAAACGAAGATACCGTTGAAATTCCGGTTCAGTTAATCATCCCGCCTGGCAGAAAGTATCAGTCGGTACAATTTAACATCAGCGGATATACAGACAAGCTTACCTTTATTGATGCCCGCTTTAACAACACTTTGCTTTCCGGTTCCGACTGGCTGCACAGCATTAACCCGGCATCAAACACCATCCGGTTTGCCGCCTCTGCACCCGTTTCGATGTCAGAGAGTGGTACTCTGGTTAAACTCCGTTTCAGAGTAAACTCAGCCTTGAATGAATATATACCGCTGAACTTTTCTTCGGTACTTTTTAATACAGGACTTGTGCCCACAGATACCCTGAACGGCTGGGTGAAGATTCAGCAGGTCAATCTTGGTGATGTTGATCTTAACGGAAGCGTTCAGGCATATGATGCATCCCTGGTACTTCAGCATATTACACTGCCTGGCGGACTGCCTTTAAGCCCCCTGCAGAAAAGGAATGCAAACGTTACCACTGACAACACAATTTCCGCACTGGATGCTTCTGTCATATTGCGGTTTATAACAGGAATCGTAACTTCGCTTCCATACGGCGGCAGCGGAGCAGCAGCAGGTGCAGCAAATATGACAAACATACAGGCAATCCCCGGACAGTCTGTGGACATCCCGCTTCAGCTTGCCAACGGAAACAATATTTACTCGTTTGAAGGTAATTTCGCCTACGACGAAAACCTGCTTGAATTCACCTCACTGCAATGGCCTGCAGCGGTTGTCTCCTTCGTGAAGGAGTTCAAACATTCTGACGGACGTATATATATTGCCGCTGCCGGGGTAAATAAACTTGACAACCTGCAGGGAGCACAGATTGCTGTACTTCGTTTCAGGGTAAAGCCGGGTGCTGCAACGGCATTAACAGAGGTAACCCTCGAGAAACTCCGGCTTAATGAAAATCCGGTTGTTGTTAACGCAGCGTCATCGATAATTTCAATCACCACTGGTTTGGAAAATGAAACCGGAATACCAGTTCAATATTCATTGGGACAGAACTACCCGAATCCGTTTAATCCTTCTACCACTATTAGTTTTGCGCTCCCTCAGGAAGGCAGAGCAGTTCTAGAGCTGTATGATATTATGGGCAAGCACATCGCCGTTCTGCTTGATGAATACAGGCAGGCTGGATATCATTACTACACTCTGAACACTTCAGAGATAACCGGCCTCACTTCCGGAATTTATTTCTACCGCTTGCGTTCAGGCGCTTTCACCGATACGAAAAAACTTATTCTGCTGAAATAA
- a CDS encoding PD-(D/E)XK nuclease family protein, whose protein sequence is MILFRGEQRIPDATALEQKYLNHQDLKKLIILVPTNRRVRERVRQIIESLPGKISGTLYVETYATLTRKLYERLPDSPEYISQVQGLYLLRKVLKTTEMFFGGEITREIPATLLENLHHAITEYKRYNISHQDLLENLEESELSASMKRKGMDFANAYEGYYALLEEKSLTDDSLASVRLGSLDDEQFGKIFRAVFPDAETLLVSGFTEFANPEIDLFNKIAGSEGMNVTVTLDYFSGNPGLFGGIAKTADQLKTAGFLEAAETEPAGGGKSFGEQLRRRFFSDYDNQTPKNTSFTGSIYKTTPETPLHEVTEAVRLTAQWLDSGRYKPGEICVVVNDISSYASLLRTTFAESGIPLNLTDRYRLGSVPLLNYFSKLFTIEGGDYFHKDLAALISGGVLPTWLTLSEFHEIAGELRVTRGYRSWMDQIARKSSFWEREEKARNRERYIKIAAELKRVLEMIRGWHKEFRVNRTAAEFRKLFSEFISASGFKRKILTAGADAELVIAGFEYFLSELFGALDIYISEEPDTVFPPSHYREMVQTIIRTTRFNLREEPDAQVLVTTPEEIRGLEFKALIVLGLYDGNFPVPYRKKLFFGREIPGDERIHASGQAFLFYQMLLAWKETLVLSSPVRGSRGEFSPSVLLREFENDFELTPLTPSAGGGKFYAPLEAAEYNSRLLYSPGNAVPDIPGEPDLAEKIRLQKLRRNNDTAAKEYAGIIPPEILAAGKLKPRISVSSLESYQKCPQMYYYQYILSLKEHEEPEDGIKAVELGNLLHEVFRRFYEGKNGNEVVPDEDYPVIRQIAEEVFSSINFDTPVTMYDRLKIVGGDNNDTGTLLYEFLENEAREQIFKPVLFEKEFSAEYTLPGSQEHTFVLKGVIDRIEVNKTLGICSVVDYKTGSKIPGATDMKEGRSLQLPLYMSVAGRVLKEAGITGDYEPAEMYIYRIDKRKGEVEKKKIRDKSTSRKNLEKPDHLAAMKEYQSEMMAQNREKILEYAGSIYSGKFTLLKDYKPSAAPCSYCAFHDICRVREREEVPEE, encoded by the coding sequence ATGATCCTCTTCAGGGGAGAGCAAAGAATACCTGATGCCACCGCGCTCGAGCAGAAGTATCTTAATCACCAGGACTTAAAGAAACTGATTATTCTGGTGCCCACAAACCGGAGGGTGCGTGAACGTGTGCGACAGATTATTGAATCTTTGCCCGGAAAAATTTCAGGAACACTCTACGTTGAAACGTATGCAACGCTCACCAGAAAACTGTATGAACGGCTCCCGGACAGCCCGGAATATATAAGCCAGGTGCAGGGTTTATATCTTCTCAGGAAGGTTCTTAAAACCACGGAGATGTTTTTTGGCGGGGAGATTACCAGGGAAATACCTGCAACACTGCTGGAAAATCTTCATCATGCCATAACCGAATATAAACGCTATAATATATCCCATCAGGATCTGCTTGAGAATCTTGAGGAGTCAGAACTTTCTGCTTCAATGAAACGGAAAGGAATGGATTTTGCCAACGCGTATGAAGGATATTACGCGCTGCTTGAAGAAAAGTCGCTCACGGATGATTCACTTGCATCAGTCCGGCTCGGCAGTCTGGATGATGAGCAGTTCGGGAAGATATTCCGGGCGGTTTTTCCGGACGCGGAGACGCTGCTGGTAAGCGGATTCACCGAATTTGCCAATCCTGAAATTGATTTGTTTAATAAAATCGCCGGATCGGAGGGGATGAATGTAACCGTAACGCTGGATTACTTTTCAGGAAATCCTGGATTGTTCGGAGGAATTGCCAAAACAGCCGATCAGTTAAAGACTGCGGGATTTCTTGAGGCCGCGGAAACTGAGCCCGCCGGAGGAGGGAAGAGTTTTGGTGAGCAGCTCCGCAGAAGGTTTTTTTCTGATTATGATAATCAGACACCGAAAAATACTTCATTCACCGGGAGTATATATAAAACCACACCCGAGACTCCGCTTCATGAAGTGACTGAGGCGGTAAGACTGACAGCACAGTGGCTTGATTCCGGAAGATATAAACCAGGTGAAATCTGCGTTGTGGTGAATGATATATCCTCCTATGCATCACTTTTACGGACCACCTTCGCGGAGTCCGGCATTCCGCTTAATCTGACCGACCGGTACCGCCTTGGCTCCGTTCCCCTGCTCAATTATTTTTCAAAGCTTTTTACTATTGAGGGGGGGGACTATTTTCACAAAGATCTTGCGGCGTTAATTTCAGGCGGTGTCCTGCCGACATGGCTGACACTCTCAGAGTTTCATGAAATAGCCGGAGAACTGCGCGTGACACGCGGTTACCGGAGCTGGATGGATCAGATCGCCAGGAAATCCTCTTTCTGGGAACGTGAGGAGAAAGCAAGAAACCGTGAGCGGTATATAAAGATTGCCGCTGAACTGAAGAGAGTACTGGAAATGATCCGGGGGTGGCATAAGGAGTTCAGAGTAAACCGCACCGCGGCTGAGTTCAGAAAACTTTTCAGTGAATTTATTTCCGCTTCAGGTTTTAAGAGAAAAATTCTTACCGCGGGAGCAGATGCCGAGCTGGTCATTGCCGGTTTTGAGTATTTTCTTTCGGAGCTTTTCGGAGCGCTTGATATATATATATCAGAGGAGCCGGATACGGTTTTTCCCCCCTCACATTACCGCGAAATGGTGCAGACAATTATACGCACCACCCGTTTTAACCTTCGTGAGGAGCCGGATGCACAGGTGCTGGTGACCACACCGGAGGAGATACGAGGGCTTGAGTTCAAAGCGCTGATTGTGCTCGGACTGTATGATGGTAACTTTCCGGTGCCATACCGCAAAAAGCTCTTTTTCGGAAGGGAGATCCCGGGTGATGAGCGTATTCATGCAAGCGGACAGGCATTCCTTTTTTACCAGATGCTGCTTGCCTGGAAGGAAACCCTGGTTCTTTCTTCACCTGTACGCGGAAGCAGGGGAGAGTTTTCGCCATCAGTGCTGCTCAGGGAGTTTGAAAATGATTTTGAACTGACACCATTGACTCCTTCGGCTGGAGGCGGGAAATTTTATGCCCCGCTGGAAGCGGCTGAATATAATTCCCGGCTGCTCTACTCTCCTGGTAATGCAGTGCCGGATATACCTGGTGAACCGGACCTTGCAGAAAAAATCAGACTGCAAAAACTGAGAAGGAATAATGATACAGCAGCAAAAGAATATGCCGGAATTATTCCGCCGGAGATTCTTGCCGCGGGGAAGCTTAAGCCAAGGATATCGGTGAGTTCGCTTGAAAGCTATCAGAAGTGTCCGCAGATGTACTACTACCAGTATATACTCAGTCTTAAAGAACATGAGGAGCCGGAAGACGGTATAAAGGCAGTAGAACTGGGTAATTTGCTGCATGAGGTATTCCGCAGGTTTTATGAGGGAAAGAACGGCAATGAGGTTGTGCCGGATGAGGATTACCCCGTTATCAGACAGATTGCTGAAGAGGTATTCAGCAGCATCAATTTTGATACACCGGTAACCATGTATGACCGGCTAAAAATTGTTGGCGGGGATAATAATGATACCGGTACACTGCTTTACGAGTTTCTGGAAAATGAGGCACGTGAACAGATTTTTAAGCCTGTTCTGTTTGAAAAGGAGTTCTCTGCAGAATATACACTACCCGGAAGTCAGGAGCATACGTTTGTTCTGAAAGGAGTAATTGACCGCATAGAGGTTAATAAAACACTTGGCATCTGTTCGGTTGTTGACTATAAAACCGGAAGTAAAATTCCCGGAGCAACGGATATGAAGGAGGGAAGGTCATTGCAGCTTCCTCTCTATATGTCGGTGGCAGGAAGGGTGCTTAAGGAGGCAGGAATTACGGGGGATTATGAACCGGCGGAAATGTATATATACAGAATTGACAAAAGGAAGGGAGAAGTTGAGAAAAAGAAAATCAGGGATAAAAGCACCAGCCGGAAGAACTTAGAAAAACCGGATCATCTTGCTGCCATGAAGGAGTATCAGTCAGAAATGATGGCTCAAAACCGGGAGAAAATACTGGAATACGCCGGCAGTATCTATAGCGGCAAATTTACCCTGCTGAAGGATTATAAACCCTCAGCGGCACCATGCAGCTACTGTGCGTTTCATGATATCTGCCGGGTGAGGGAAAGGGAAGAAGTGCCGGAGGAATAG
- a CDS encoding class IV adenylate cyclase, with amino-acid sequence MPSNLEIKIAVPSFTEILERLAGCDCRYTALIRQKDVYYRNEKGLLKLRVQEKGNELIFYNRDEISSQRKSDYHILHVPDDAEEYFARIFTVDVTVEKVRQLYMYKNTRIHLDTVTGLGEFLELEAVVTTTLEEAQEEFDFLFRHLELAKYSSIRKSYSNLLKEKQL; translated from the coding sequence ATGCCATCCAATCTGGAAATCAAAATAGCCGTTCCTTCCTTCACGGAAATCCTTGAAAGACTGGCCGGATGTGACTGCCGTTACACCGCCCTGATCAGGCAAAAGGATGTTTATTACCGGAATGAGAAGGGGCTGCTGAAACTCCGGGTGCAGGAAAAGGGAAATGAACTTATTTTTTATAACCGTGATGAGATTTCCAGCCAGAGAAAATCTGATTATCATATTCTTCATGTACCTGATGATGCCGAGGAATATTTTGCCCGGATTTTTACGGTGGATGTGACGGTGGAAAAGGTCAGGCAACTTTATATGTATAAAAATACCCGGATTCATCTTGATACCGTTACCGGTCTTGGTGAGTTTCTTGAACTTGAAGCGGTTGTTACCACCACTCTGGAAGAGGCGCAGGAGGAGTTTGACTTTCTTTTCAGGCATCTGGAACTGGCAAAATATTCATCAATACGGAAATCATACAGCAATCTGCTAAAGGAGAAACAATTATGA